A window of the Butyricimonas virosa genome harbors these coding sequences:
- a CDS encoding RagB/SusD family nutrient uptake outer membrane protein encodes MKNLKNISVLLMVFFACVSCKEYLDVKPKGEVIPKTAEEFAALLNSHLSEIDDGYDEAILGNAMEKLELECFSDNVENSLTKNVTGMGAIPKYVGDRLNSFKSEYEKLYALIKNCNLVIHEMEETDTEMAKACYATAYTLRGVAYYNLMRLFCEPYNKQKAGEQLGLSIVTRFDMEARPKRSSLLEIVSLIEEDLKKGISYNSKSEIFRYTVDVAKAYLARLYFWSQNWEQAIPVAKEILEAYPLVEGTEYVDMLSAQHAQKGNILLRSYVLSHTSGDQNYNGAKGYLVVKPVSKSFIDLFVEKERDVRYSFLFNNKREAKKVPLACVRSAEMCLIVAESYAYLNQTKEALEYLNLLRSKRISDYTPYVMGNLPAVDELALVRVNAEGGAFTPLLWAIHCERRKELFMEGDRWFDLKRNGCPEFWIAKDGLKYETKQFMYTAPIPSRDIDLIPGMIQNEGYVK; translated from the coding sequence ATGAAGAATTTGAAAAATATAAGTGTGCTTTTAATGGTATTTTTTGCATGTGTGTCCTGTAAAGAGTACTTGGATGTGAAGCCGAAAGGCGAGGTTATTCCTAAGACTGCAGAGGAGTTTGCAGCTTTGTTAAATAGCCATTTGAGCGAGATCGATGATGGTTATGATGAGGCCATACTGGGTAATGCTATGGAAAAATTGGAATTAGAGTGTTTTAGTGATAATGTAGAGAATAGTTTGACGAAGAATGTCACTGGAATGGGGGCTATTCCTAAATATGTGGGTGACCGCTTGAATTCATTTAAGTCTGAATATGAGAAGTTGTATGCACTAATAAAGAATTGTAATTTGGTGATACACGAAATGGAGGAGACTGATACGGAGATGGCAAAGGCATGTTATGCCACGGCATACACGTTGAGGGGTGTTGCCTATTACAATCTGATGCGTCTTTTTTGTGAACCTTATAACAAGCAAAAGGCTGGAGAACAACTGGGCCTTTCCATCGTGACACGTTTTGATATGGAAGCACGACCGAAGCGGTCAAGTTTGTTGGAGATCGTGTCGCTTATAGAAGAAGATTTGAAGAAAGGGATTTCTTATAATTCCAAATCGGAAATTTTTCGTTACACGGTAGACGTGGCAAAAGCTTATTTGGCTAGGCTGTATTTTTGGTCTCAAAATTGGGAGCAGGCTATTCCCGTGGCCAAAGAAATATTGGAGGCGTATCCCTTGGTAGAAGGGACAGAGTATGTTGATATGCTGTCGGCCCAACATGCACAAAAGGGTAATATCCTTTTACGTTCTTACGTGTTATCTCATACAAGCGGTGATCAAAATTATAATGGAGCCAAGGGGTATTTGGTCGTGAAGCCTGTAAGTAAAAGTTTTATCGATCTATTTGTTGAAAAAGAGCGAGATGTTCGGTATTCGTTTTTGTTCAATAATAAGCGAGAGGCAAAGAAGGTTCCATTGGCTTGTGTCAGGAGTGCTGAGATGTGCTTGATCGTGGCGGAGTCTTATGCTTATTTGAATCAAACAAAAGAGGCTCTTGAGTATTTGAATTTGCTAAGGTCAAAACGGATTTCGGATTATACTCCTTATGTGATGGGAAATTTACCTGCCGTGGATGAGCTCGCTTTGGTTCGGGTAAATGCGGAAGGAGGGGCTTTTACCCCATTATTGTGGGCGATACATTGTGAACGACGGAAAGAGCTGTTCATGGAAGGTGATCGCTGGTTCGACTTAAAACGGAACGGATGCCCGGAGTTTTGGATTGCCAAAGATGGACTTAAATACGAGACGAAGCAATTTATGTATACCGCGCCGATTCCTTCAAGGGATATTGATTTGATCCCGGGAATGATTCAAAATGAAGGTTATGTCAAGTAA